From the Hydrogenispora ethanolica genome, the window CTACGGATATTGTTCAGCTCATCTTCGAGGCGGATCAACTCGTCGTCCTTCCCGCCGATCGTCTGCTCCAACAGGTTGACCAGAGCGTTAATCGTCGGTTCAATCAATTCGACCTGGCCGGTCCAGACCAGGCATTTGATGGAGTTCAACGTGTTATATAAAAAATGGGGATTGATCTGGGCTTGCAACGCTTGCAACTCCACTTTTCGTTTTTCTTCCTGTTCTTTGACCAGGTTATTGATGGTTTTTTCCAGTTCCCCAACGATATGATCGTACTCCTTGCTTACAATATCCATCTCATCCATGAAGCTGGATTTGGCGGCGGCCGCTTCGCTCCGGTGACGGTTTTTAATCCTGGCGCTCAAGTTGATTAAAGGCATGGCGATTTTCCGGGATATGAATAAAGCCGCGGCCAGAGCCAGCAGGATGCTGCCTAAGGATAATAGCAGAATTTTTAATCCGAGAGCATAGATATCCTTGGAGAAGGCCGTCAAGGGGATGATATTGATGATATACCAGTCGGTGCCGGCGACTTGTTTATAGTTGAAGATGTATTTTCCATGATGGAGCGCAATGATTTGACGATTTTGGGATTTGTTCCGGACCAGTTTCAAAAGTTGTCGGCGTTCGGAGCTGATTTCTCCCACCTTCTCCCGTTTGGCGTGAGAGATAATCCGGCCCCGGGAATCGATGATCATCATTTGATTGCCGTTGTTCAAGGAGTCCTGGTAAATATCGTAGAGGTTGGATTCGGCTATGCTTAACAGCAGGATTCCGTAATGATTTTTGGAGTAGCCGTTTTGCAACGGTTTGATTGCGGTAAAGTATTTGTCGTCATCGCCTTTTAAAAAGCTGGGACGGGTGGACAGCCACAGGATCCGTTCCGGATCTTGCAACATTTGAGGATACCAGCCGTGCCGGGCGATGTTGACGGGTGTAATTCGGCTGATTCCATCGGGGATGGCATAGATATCCCCATTGGCGCCGATCAATATCATTTGATATTTCATCCAACCCAGGGCATAGGAGTAGTTTTGTATTTTGGCCTGAATTTTTTGGCTATTCTTGAGCCGCAGGTAAGGATCGGCCTGCCGTTTATTGAGATCCGTTTCCAAGTCGCTATTCTGATTGCAGACATTGACCACGGCGATGACTTGGTCTAGTAGAAAACCGATATTCTTTGCGACCTGATTGATCGTATTAGAATTTAACAGGCTGATCTGTTGACTGATAATCTGTTCGGAGGCCTTAAATGAAAAAAAACCGATCAAGGTAACCGGGAGGATAATCACTAGCAGGTAAGAAAGAAGAATTTTGCTGAAAATACTTTTTTTATTGAGCAGAAAATGTTTCAGTTTTACGGCTTTCATTCGCTATTCTCCGGACAGTTGTATGCAAAATTTGGACGGGGGTACGGCGGGTGACGGGTGATCCAAATATTTTGAGAGATCAACTTAATTTTTTAAGAATAATGTTATGATTTTGCAACAAATATTTCGAGATAAAAGCCAAATATCCTTTCTTTTCAAATGGATGTTATCCATGTAAAAATATTATTAAGGAGTTTTGCGAAAAACAAGGGAGGTTCGAGAAGCGTGAAAAGAATTTTAATCGGTTTGACCTGTCTCGTCATACTGGTGGGCATGGCGGTCGGATTCAACGCGCCGGCTGAGTCGAAAGGACCGGCGGTTAAGTTGAGTTTCTGGGTTCCGGGCGAAAGTAACAACTGGGTGGAATATTGGAGAGGCGCGGTGAAAGAGTTCGAGGCCGCCAATCCCGATATTCAAGTGGAACTCACGGTGACTCCCTCGAATGGCCAGGACATCGAGACCAAGTTAAACGCCGCCAAATTAAGCGGTACGTACCCGGATGTCTTCGCCGCCTATCTGATGTTTATCGGCAGCCGGGGCGCGCGGAACGAATTTGCCGGATTGGAAGGCTATGTAAAGAAATGGGATGGGAAAAACGATCTGTTTGATAGTGTTTACGAGATGGGAAAATATAAAGGGAAACTGATCGGATTGGGTTTTTGCCCATCGCCGACGATGTTGGTTTACCGGAAGGATTATTTCCAGGAGGCCGGGCTCGACCCGAACAAACCGCCGACGACTTGGGAAGAGTTGGCCAATTACGCGGTGAAGCTCACCAAGAAAGATGAGAACGGCAATGTCATCCGGGCCGGCTTTGATCTCCCGATGGTCGACGCCTTTACCTTCCCGGAACAGTTTATGCGCCAGAACGGCTCCGTGGTCATTGACGAGAAGCGGCAGAAACCACGATTCAATGACCGGGCCGCGGCGGAGGCCATTCAATTCCTGGCCGATCTGTACGCCAAGAAAGTGAGCATTCCGTTTGACTTCCAAAAAGGGGACACTTTCCCCTTCATGAGTAGCAGAGCGGCGATGTCATTTTTGACACCCAATCAGATCGCCAAATTTATGGAGTCCAATCCGGCTCTCAAGGATAAGATGGCGATCGCCCCGGTCCTGAAGCGAAAGGTAAAGAAGGCTTTTGCCGGCTACCGTTTGTTCGTGATCGGCAAGGAAAGCAAACATAAGAATGAGGCATGGAAATTGATTCAATTCTTCATGAGCAAGGAACAGATGAAAAAACGGATGATCGATCTCGCAACGCCGGTGGTCCGTAAGTCAATGACGCAAGACTTCATCAAGCTCGACCCGGCCAACAAAACTGTTTTGGAATATGTTGAGTTCGGTAAAGGAAAAGCAGTCGTGCCATGGATATCCTTGTACATCAAATATGCTGAGCAGGCTTATGAAGTGGCTTTAAACCGGAAGATGACCGCCCAGCAGGCTTTGAACGAAGCCCAAAAAGCCCTGGAAGACGAGTTGAAGAAGTTTAACCTGCAATAAACCGAAATAAATCAGGCTAAAGGCGGCCCAAAGAGCCGCCTTTAGCATACGGACCGCCTTGGCTGTATGGATCGTTTAAAGCCATCAAGGAAATGCTTGGGAAAAGGTGATGAATTTGCGTAGCAAATTGGTTGATAACAGATCCGGATATTTTTTGATACTACCCTTTTATCTCTTTTTTACGGTATTCGTGATCATTCCGATCATCGTCAATATTGGGTTGAGTTTCACCAATTACAACCTGGACCAGATGTCTTTTATCGGCGTCAAAAACTATCTCAATCTCATGACCGACAGGTTCTTCTGGGTTTCGCTCAAGAATACTGCCATTTATACCTTTTTCACCTTGATCTTCACGATGACGCTGGGATTACTGCTGGCAATCGTCTTGAACCGCAAACTGACGGGTTTGAAGTTCTTCCGGACCAGCTTTTATCTGCCGAATGTCACCTCGATGGTGGCGGTGTCCATGGTCTGGCTGTGGCTGTATGAACCATCCCACGGCATCGTCAACCAAGCCTTGGGATGGTTCGGAATCGGGGGCCGCCAATGGCTGTTTGACGTCAATACGGCCCTGGGGAGCATTATTGTGATGAGTATCTGGAAGTATACCGGCTACTATATGGTGGTCTTTCTAGCCGGGTTACAGGGGATCCCGGGCTATCTTTATGAGGCGGTCACGGTGGACGGGGCCAACGGGTTCCAAAAGTTTATCCATATCACCCTGCCGATGTTGACTCCGGTCACTTTTTTTCTCCTGGTTACCGGGATCATCAATAATTTCAATGTTTTCGAGCAAGTCAACGTCATGACTGGCGGCGGACCCATGAATGCGACGACCACGATAGTGCATCAAATTTACAGCCGGGCCTTTTTCGATTTCTTAATGGGTTACGCGGCTTCGTTATCGGTAGTGCTCTTATTGATCGTGCTGGTTTTGACGACACTCAATTTTAAATATAGCAACCAGGGCGCCGATCTGGACATAGGGTGAGGGTGACGGACAATGAATGAACAAAGCTTAAACCGGTTGATCTCCATTATCATGCTGGTTTTATCCCTGATAATTCTGGTTCCTTTTCTAATCATGCTGGTGACTTCATTCAAGACCATGGGTGAAGTTTTAGCCCCGAACTTCACTTTCATTCCCAAGCAATGGGCCTTCTTCAACTATATCGAGGCCATGACCACCGGCAACTGGGGCAGATACTTCTTTAACTCCTTTTTCATCACTGCAGTGGCCGTGGTCGTGAGCCTGATCATCAATTCCGTCGCCGGGTTCGCCTTTGCCAGACTCGAATTCAAAGGGCGGGATCTCCTATTCTTCATCAGCTTGATTGGGCTGATGGTGCCACAGCAAGTCACGATGATTCCGGTTTTTCTGATTCTGAAACATGTACCGCTGGCGGGGGGAAACGATCTGTTCGGCCAAGGAGGCATGGGTTGGGTTGATTCGTATATGGGGCTGATCATTCCTTATATCGCCGGCTCTTTCGGGGTGTTTTTATTCCGCCAGTTTTACCTGAACTTTCCCAAGTCGCTGGATGATGCGGCCCGCATCGACGGCTTAACCAGTTTAAAAACTTATTTATACATTTATCTGCCGCTCAGTAAGCCGGTATTGGCGACTTTAATTGTGCTGAAAACCACTTCCACTTGGAATGAATACACTTGGCCCCTGATCATCACGGTCAGCGATAAGATGAAAACGGTCCAGCTGGCCCTGACTTTGTTCCGGGATGAGACCAACGTCCAGTGGACCTTGATGATGGCGGCCACTACGTTGATCGTGCTACCATTGTTAATCATCTTCCTGACGCTTCAGAAATACTTTGTCGAGGGGATTGTGACCACCGGGATTAAGGGTTAAAAGGAGAGGAAGCCATGAATAAACCGAATATTATCTTTTTCTTTACCGACCAGCAACGTTGGGATACTTGCGGTTGTTACGGCCAACCGCTTCCGGTGACCCCCAACCTTGATCAAATGGCCGGGGACGGCGTTATCTTTATGAATGCTTTTACTTGTCAACCAGTATGCGGGCCGGCCCGATCCTGCCTTCAAACCGGGAAGTATGCCACGGAGACCGGATGCTTTCGGAACGATATCGGATTGCCGCTGGGCGAGAAGACCATTGCTCATCACCTCTCCGAGCAGGGCTATAAGGTTGGGTATATTGGCAAATGGCACCTTGCTTCCAATAATTCGGATTCTTCCGGCGAAGATCGGCCGCAAAATGGCATTGTTTACGATTTCAAGACGAAGCCGGTTCCATTAACTCACCGCGGGGGCTGGAACGATGAATGGATCGCCTCGGATGTGTTGGAGTTTACTTCTCATGCCTATGACGGGCATATGTTTGATAAAGACAACCGGGTCAAAGAGTTTCCTCCCGGCCGTTACCGCGCCGATGTCCAGACCGATTGGGTTCTTGACGTCTTGGAGCGCTGGGGCAAGGAAGATCAGCCCTTCATGCTGTTTCTGTCGTATATTGAACCGCATCATCAAAATGACCACCATCGTTATGAGGGACCGCACGGATCCAAGGAGAAGTTCAAGAACTTCATTCCACCCGGCGATCTTGCCGGCGCCGAAGGAGACTGGCCGGAGAATTATCCTGACTACCTTGGCTGCATTCACAGCCTGGATGATAATTTGAGGCGAATTCGAGAAAAGCTCAATCAGCTCGGGATTGAAGATAATACGGTGATTATTTTTACCAGTGATCACGGTTCGCATTTTCGAACCAGAAACCGTGGCTTGCAAGGGGCTCACTATGATGATTATAAACGTTCCTGCCACGACGGCTGCATCCGGATACCCCTGATCATCCGGGGCCCCGGTTTCGAAGGAGGCAAGGTGATAAAAGATCTAGTAAGCCTGATCGATCTGCCGTCAACCTTACTGGCTTGCGCTGGAATCAGCAAGCCTGAATCTATGCATGGCCGACCCCTCCAAGATCTGGTATCGGGAACGGCAACAGATTGGCCGGAGGAAGTCTTTCTACAGATCAGTGAATCCTGGGTGGCCAGGGCCATCCGTACCAAGCGTTGGAAATACTGCGTTTACGCGCCGGAGAAAAATGCCTGGACTGAAAGTTGCAGCGATGTTTATGTCGATCAATACTTATATGATCTTGAAAATGACCCCTATGAGCAAAATAATCTGATGGGAAACCCTGATTATCAAGTGATCCGGGACAACCTGGCTGAAATCTTGAAGCGCCGGATGGCCGAGGCCGGGGAGAATACGCCGGAGCTGATAAGTGTCATGAAAGGTTGAATCCGATCGGGGAATTGATCAAACACAACCGAATCTATAATTTGCGAGAAGATTACCGGCAGGAACGGCCAGTCCAAGATCCTGTCCTGGAACAAAAACTGGTCGCGGCGTTAATGAATGAACTGGTGCGACACGATGCTCCGGAGGAGCAGTTCATAAGGTTGGGACTTTCAACGGATGTTTTGGGATGAAACCAACTCAAACGGCTCTTGCCGGAGTTCATTTTGGTTATCAACATCTCCGGCGACGACTGCCATCGATCATTTTAAGTTTATCAATAATTGAAAAAACTCGCGATTAAATTCCGCGGGTTTTTCGTTTTTTGGCTTTTAAAAATGCGAAGGGCGGGACGTTAAAAATTTAGGCAGGAAATCTCCTTAATATTATCGAAACACTCTCTTAATCTAAGGATAAACTTCCAAACGGAGGAAAATCCGCCCTGGAAGTTAAAAAATCAGTTGTATCAATTTTTTATATGTTTTACAAATCCCAATATACAAAATTTTTTAAGGAGGAAAGAGATTGAAACAGGCAAAGAGAATTATTTCGTTCCTTATGGTTGCCGTGATGGTGATGGCGTTTTCACTATCCATGACAGTCATGGCGGCCGACAGCTCTACGGACGTCGTGGGAATCGTCGCCGAGGTGCAAAAATACGGCAACCTGACGATGGATATCAAACCGAAAGCCCTTTATGATGCGGGTTATAAGTTAGGGGATATCCTCAAAGTTACAGCGGGGGTCAATGTACTTAAAATACCCTTCTGTACCTCGTATAGCGATGTCGACACCGGAAGCCTGGTAGTCCGCGATGACAGGGCCAATAATTTACTCATTGTCGCCATCAACATGGGTAACTTTTCCACCCAATATAATGTCAAAGTAGGCGATAAGGTAACATTCTCGTTGGCGGAAAAGGAAGGTTATCTTTCGGAGTATCAGCTCCGTCAGTTGAAACGCACCAATGTCCGCTCTGATTATGCAACGGATTCAATATTTGCCAATTTCCGCAGCATTGCAACGACCGGAATTAAACCCGCTGTGTTATACCGGAGCAGCAGCCCGGTAAATAATGAATTGGGCCGCGCGGCCTATGCCAATGCGCTGGCCAAGGCGGTCGGAATCGGGACCGTCCTCAATTTGGCGGATTCCGACGAAGAAATTAAAGGGTATTTCGAATCCAAGGATTTTGCTTCCGACTATTACAAGTCGCTTTATGATGCGGGCAAAGTGAAAGCTTTGAATATGGACGTAAATCTTGCCGGGAAGGACTTCGGGAAGAAATTGGCCGAGGGTCTCCGTTTCTTGAGCAAAAATAACGGACCTTATCTCATCCACTGCACCGAGGGGAAAGACCGGGCCGGTTTTGTCAGCGCCGTCTTGGAGTCCCTGATGGGAGCCAAGCTTGACGAAGTGGTCGCCGATTATATGACGACCTACGAGAACTACTACGGA encodes:
- a CDS encoding carbohydrate ABC transporter permease, encoding MNEQSLNRLISIIMLVLSLIILVPFLIMLVTSFKTMGEVLAPNFTFIPKQWAFFNYIEAMTTGNWGRYFFNSFFITAVAVVVSLIINSVAGFAFARLEFKGRDLLFFISLIGLMVPQQVTMIPVFLILKHVPLAGGNDLFGQGGMGWVDSYMGLIIPYIAGSFGVFLFRQFYLNFPKSLDDAARIDGLTSLKTYLYIYLPLSKPVLATLIVLKTTSTWNEYTWPLIITVSDKMKTVQLALTLFRDETNVQWTLMMAATTLIVLPLLIIFLTLQKYFVEGIVTTGIKG
- a CDS encoding sensor histidine kinase, whose protein sequence is MKAVKLKHFLLNKKSIFSKILLSYLLVIILPVTLIGFFSFKASEQIISQQISLLNSNTINQVAKNIGFLLDQVIAVVNVCNQNSDLETDLNKRQADPYLRLKNSQKIQAKIQNYSYALGWMKYQMILIGANGDIYAIPDGISRITPVNIARHGWYPQMLQDPERILWLSTRPSFLKGDDDKYFTAIKPLQNGYSKNHYGILLLSIAESNLYDIYQDSLNNGNQMMIIDSRGRIISHAKREKVGEISSERRQLLKLVRNKSQNRQIIALHHGKYIFNYKQVAGTDWYIINIIPLTAFSKDIYALGLKILLLSLGSILLALAAALFISRKIAMPLINLSARIKNRHRSEAAAAKSSFMDEMDIVSKEYDHIVGELEKTINNLVKEQEEKRKVELQALQAQINPHFLYNTLNSIKCLVWTGQVELIEPTINALVNLLEQTIGGKDDELIRLEDELNNIRSYMYIQNIRLHCEIQLLFKVPQDLSQYKIPKLLLQPIIENAVFHGIEPKNKPGRIYIYCTENDSALKIEVLDDGIGMDRETIANIFSGKHHISNRFSGIGLKNVDERLKLYFGSQFGLAIESEVGVGTSVVLMLPKSDKS
- a CDS encoding ABC transporter substrate-binding protein; the protein is MKRILIGLTCLVILVGMAVGFNAPAESKGPAVKLSFWVPGESNNWVEYWRGAVKEFEAANPDIQVELTVTPSNGQDIETKLNAAKLSGTYPDVFAAYLMFIGSRGARNEFAGLEGYVKKWDGKNDLFDSVYEMGKYKGKLIGLGFCPSPTMLVYRKDYFQEAGLDPNKPPTTWEELANYAVKLTKKDENGNVIRAGFDLPMVDAFTFPEQFMRQNGSVVIDEKRQKPRFNDRAAAEAIQFLADLYAKKVSIPFDFQKGDTFPFMSSRAAMSFLTPNQIAKFMESNPALKDKMAIAPVLKRKVKKAFAGYRLFVIGKESKHKNEAWKLIQFFMSKEQMKKRMIDLATPVVRKSMTQDFIKLDPANKTVLEYVEFGKGKAVVPWISLYIKYAEQAYEVALNRKMTAQQALNEAQKALEDELKKFNLQ
- a CDS encoding carbohydrate ABC transporter permease — its product is MILPFYLFFTVFVIIPIIVNIGLSFTNYNLDQMSFIGVKNYLNLMTDRFFWVSLKNTAIYTFFTLIFTMTLGLLLAIVLNRKLTGLKFFRTSFYLPNVTSMVAVSMVWLWLYEPSHGIVNQALGWFGIGGRQWLFDVNTALGSIIVMSIWKYTGYYMVVFLAGLQGIPGYLYEAVTVDGANGFQKFIHITLPMLTPVTFFLLVTGIINNFNVFEQVNVMTGGGPMNATTTIVHQIYSRAFFDFLMGYAASLSVVLLLIVLVLTTLNFKYSNQGADLDIG
- a CDS encoding sulfatase-like hydrolase/transferase, with product MNKPNIIFFFTDQQRWDTCGCYGQPLPVTPNLDQMAGDGVIFMNAFTCQPVCGPARSCLQTGKYATETGCFRNDIGLPLGEKTIAHHLSEQGYKVGYIGKWHLASNNSDSSGEDRPQNGIVYDFKTKPVPLTHRGGWNDEWIASDVLEFTSHAYDGHMFDKDNRVKEFPPGRYRADVQTDWVLDVLERWGKEDQPFMLFLSYIEPHHQNDHHRYEGPHGSKEKFKNFIPPGDLAGAEGDWPENYPDYLGCIHSLDDNLRRIREKLNQLGIEDNTVIIFTSDHGSHFRTRNRGLQGAHYDDYKRSCHDGCIRIPLIIRGPGFEGGKVIKDLVSLIDLPSTLLACAGISKPESMHGRPLQDLVSGTATDWPEEVFLQISESWVARAIRTKRWKYCVYAPEKNAWTESCSDVYVDQYLYDLENDPYEQNNLMGNPDYQVIRDNLAEILKRRMAEAGENTPELISVMKG